CGAGCATTGACGGAAAAGGGCATGTGCCGCATGATCGAATCGGAGCCTGTTCTTTATGATGCGGTACCAATCGAGCAACTGATTCGTTTGTTACAATCGGAATTTGATCAAACAACCCGTGTCCTTCAAGAACAGTTAAAATCCACCCCCAGAACGTCTCCTTCCTTTTATAATTGGCAAGGTGACAAAGCGATTGAAACAGCCATCAAACGTATCGTCTCAAATGCAAACAAAAGCATTGTTGTCGATATTTGGTCTGAAGATGTTCATTGGGTAGAAGAACCGCTGGTAGAAGCAGAAAAACAAGGGGTTGCTGTCACGCTAATATCCATTGGCGAATGCCATGCAAAGCTAAAAAATATTGTCGTACATAAAAGGAGTGCGGAATGGAATCAAGTGCAATCCAGGAAGTTCTCTATTCTTTGCGATGCACATTCGGCATTGCTGGGTAGCTTTGGGCGAGGGATCAAGCCCACTATACTGGAGACCGACCACCCGTCTCTCATTGAGTTACTGCAAAATGCTTTCTACCATGACATCATCATGGGTCAGATCGAGAAGGATTTCGGCCAAGTGCTGGAAGAGAAATATGGGAGTGACTATGTAAGCATTATCACACCTTACAGGGAATACTATAACGGGTGACATTTATTCTCCTCCTATCTTTGCAAAAAAAGAAGACAGTGGCTTCAAGTTCGAGGACGAATCTCGTTGTCCACTGAAAATAATGTATCAGACGCCCATGCCGCTCACGCGTCACCAGCAGACGATGAAAATGGGCGGATTGCGATATAATTACCTTACGGCTGGCGAAGGGAGGTCGGCAGTCAATGGTGCTTCGAGCCCGAGTTTTAGACTGACCTCAACGACCAGGTGCACCACAGATTGTT
This genomic stretch from Brevibacillus brevis harbors:
- a CDS encoding TrmB family transcriptional regulator codes for the protein MIDELRKIGLSDLEARCYLVLHEEPKISGYEVAKKVSVSRTNVYAALRALTEKGMCRMIESEPVLYDAVPIEQLIRLLQSEFDQTTRVLQEQLKSTPRTSPSFYNWQGDKAIETAIKRIVSNANKSIVVDIWSEDVHWVEEPLVEAEKQGVAVTLISIGECHAKLKNIVVHKRSAEWNQVQSRKFSILCDAHSALLGSFGRGIKPTILETDHPSLIELLQNAFYHDIIMGQIEKDFGQVLEEKYGSDYVSIITPYREYYNG